In Candidatus Woesearchaeota archaeon, a genomic segment contains:
- a CDS encoding ABC transporter ATP-binding protein yields the protein MESEKRDNPDKEDFVLEKNASDSHHPLREDIVRVREVSVSFGQHVVLNKTSFEIKEGEIFGIIGMSGSGKTTLLTTIVGALKPQEGDVLFQSKQALGEKKFSSVFKNLYLVGSTFGFAAQIPSFYPELTVWQNLEYFGALYDLPEELVVENAKRALKLVGLFGQEHLQAKFLSGGMQKKLDIACAIIHNPSILILDEPTADLDPITRGDLLSLFKKINKEGKTIIIASHFLMELEFLCHRIGILHEGHIAEVGTVEELRRSFSNNKEIHLQTANGKYDIIVEKLRKTKLLEITQIVDKGHKLVIYTPEAEAVLHHLLVAVKESSDSIVNVDVARPSLNEVFEKIIRHK from the coding sequence TTGTTCTTGAAAAGAATGCATCTGATTCCCATCATCCTCTGAGAGAGGACATAGTAAGAGTAAGAGAGGTATCTGTCTCATTTGGGCAGCATGTTGTCCTAAATAAGACCAGTTTTGAGATAAAGGAAGGCGAGATTTTCGGAATAATCGGGATGAGCGGCTCTGGAAAGACAACTCTCTTGACAACTATTGTCGGCGCGCTTAAGCCCCAGGAGGGGGATGTGCTGTTCCAGTCCAAGCAGGCGCTTGGCGAGAAAAAGTTCTCGTCTGTTTTTAAAAATCTTTATCTTGTGGGCTCAACATTTGGGTTTGCAGCGCAGATTCCCTCATTTTACCCAGAGCTTACTGTCTGGCAGAACCTTGAGTATTTCGGCGCGCTTTATGATCTTCCAGAAGAGCTGGTTGTTGAGAATGCAAAGAGGGCTCTGAAGCTTGTCGGGCTTTTTGGGCAGGAGCATCTTCAGGCAAAGTTCCTTTCCGGCGGAATGCAGAAGAAGCTTGACATTGCCTGCGCGATAATACATAATCCATCAATTCTCATCCTTGATGAGCCCACAGCAGACCTTGACCCAATTACTAGGGGGGACCTCCTTTCCCTTTTCAAGAAAATAAACAAGGAAGGAAAGACCATAATAATCGCATCTCATTTCCTGATGGAGCTTGAATTCCTCTGCCACAGGATTGGGATACTTCACGAGGGGCATATTGCCGAGGTTGGAACAGTTGAGGAGCTTAGGAGAAGCTTTTCCAACAACAAGGAGATTCACCTCCAGACCGCAAACGGAAAATATGACATAATTGTTGAGAAGCTCAGGAAAACCAAGCTTCTTGAGATAACTCAGATTGTGGACAAGGGGCATAAGCTTGTCATTTACACTCCCGAGGCAGAGGCAGTTCTGCACCATCTCCTTGTTGCAGTCAAGGAATCTTCAGACAGCATTGTCAATGTTGATGTTGCAAGACCGTCGCTTAATGAGGTTTTTGAGAAGATAATAAGGCACAAATAA